A stretch of DNA from Desulfovibrio desulfuricans DSM 642:
AATCAGCGACGGCTCGTCGCAGCCTAGCGTTTTCCTTTTCTAGTTCTTTCAATCGCTTGAGCTGCTCAGTCCCCATGCCTCCATATTCCTTGCGCCATCGATAATACGTTTGCTCGGTTACAGCAATTTTGCGGCAAGCCAGGGCAATACTTTCGCCTTGTCCCACAAGAACTTCAACCTCGCGAAGCTTGAAAATGATTTGCTCTGGAGTAAATGCTTTGCGACCCATTTGATGCCCTCCATGGCTCCACCTTATACTAACTTTTTAGGCGGACCAGTTTTTTGGGGGCAGGTCATGGCCCCCTGACCCAAAGTGGGTTCGGAAAACTGGACTGTGAGCTAAGGTGGACGTAAAAAATCAAAGGAGGATTTTTATGTCCAGGTCGAGGAGGACTTTCCCCGCAGAACTCAAGACTCGCGTCGCCCTTGATGGCCTGCCCGGGGTGCGAACATTGTCTAAGCTTGCCAGTAAGTATGGCGTGCATCCAAATCAGATTTCCCAGTGGAAGCAGTAGGCCAAGGAGCAGATTGCAGCTGGCTTTGCAGGCAGGCCCCAGGGGGCTCAACAGAAAAAATGTCCCTCAAAATTAGTCATGAGGCCTTCAAATAAATGTCTTGTGACATTATAACGGCCATTATCCGCGCAGATCCAGCATGCTGCGTATCAATAATTATCAGCGATATATTATTTTTTGAACAGACTAGATTTGTGATTCTGAACCCACTAATAGCCCTGCCAGCACTATGCTGGGCGGGGCTTTATCATTTGCTATCGAAGGAGGATGTTCATATGAACCAATACCAATCAGCAAGTATTACTGATTTGGCTAAGACCCTGCTCTGCGTACAGCGAACCGTGCAACCTGTTACAAAAGATGCTGAAAACCCCTTCACAAAAAGCTGGTACGCCAGCCTCAACAGTGTCATGGACGCCTGCCGCGATGCGCTCATCGAAAACGGCATCTGGTTGTGCCAGTACCCTGTGCCTGTTGAACAGCCCAACACCATAGGGCTGGTCACCAAACTGACGCATGCAGAGTCAGGGCAGTGGCAAAGCTCTCTTGCAGTGGTTCCTCTACCTAAGGCCGATCCGCAGGGCATGGGATCGGCAATTACCTATGCCCGCCGCTACGCTCTAACTGCCATGTTGGGCATGGTAACTGAAGATGACGATGGAGAAGGGGCTAAAAATGGCAAAAAATCGCCTACACGGCCCAAATTGCCCGTAATTACCCCTGAATCACAAAAAGCGCGTCATCGCGACCCATCCACAGCAAACAACATTTCAAACTCCTCAAATCGCCCCTCAGCAAGCCTTGAAAATCTTCCACCGCTGGAAGGCGTCACCTACCAACAAGTTACCGCTCAGGATGGGCGTCCCTGCATCATTGCCACCGGCAACACGCAGGCCAAAAAGGAATTGCTGACCGGTTCGGGCTTCCGTTGGAACCCGCAGAGAAAATTGTGGTGGAAGTATGTTGACGCCGCATAGAAAAAATAAAAGTACCGAGTGAGAGGGCTGCCTGATGGCGGCCCTCTCGCTTTTATGGAGACTAACCCATGGAACAGATAGACCGCACGGAAGGATTGAAGGCGCTAATCAGACAGGGCCTGCAAACCGTCGCCCACAAAGACACACTTGCGCACCTAGGCGACCGCTCCAGCTATGTGGGAATGAGTGACATTGGCCAGCACTGGGAATGCCCACGGGCTGCACTGGCCAGAAAAGTGCTGCCCACCACAAACAGCCTGGAGCGTCTGCTCACGCTACAGCGCGGGCACTGGTTTGAATCTGGGGTTGGGCAGGCACTGACATCGTTGGGCCTGCATATTTTGCCGCAGCTTGAGATTAACTGGCAGCATCAGGGCGTGCCGATTAAAGCCCATCTTGATTTCGTGCTGGTATGGGGCGCACCCGTCAATGCCATACGCATTCTGGAAGTTAAAAGCACAGACAAACTGCCCAACACTCCACACGATGCCCATCTTCTGCAACTGCATGGCCAAATCGGTCTTCTAACAAAAGCATGGAACAAGCCCACCTTCAGCCTCCGTGCTGAGGACGGCACGCTTCTGCATGAGAAGATGACCTTCCCTCAACTTTGCCGTGCCCAGCTTGGTCTTGAGATGCCTTCAACTGCTGCCAAGACAAGCATAGAAGCATGGTTGCTGTGCCTTTCCATGAAAGAGGTTAAAGCGTTCGGCCCCTATGGCTTCAATCAGGCCATGCTGGATACTGCCCTTGACCATGCGGCGCAGCTTTGGGGAGAACTTACAGATTTCCGCGCCGGACACATAACCCTGGCACAGGTGGATTGCGCTCAGGGCTTTTACCCGTTGTGCTCGTACTGCGAGCACAACAGCGCCTGCCCCAAATTCCCACAGGGCATGCAAATGCCGCAATGGGAACCGACGCTTGAAAAACTGGCGGACCTTAAGGATCAACGCACGTTTTTAGATAATGAAATCAGAGAAATGGAGACTGTGCTTAAGCTGGTCCACCGCCAGGCTGGCTCACGGGATTGGGTAGACACGGGAAACTACCGCTTCCGTATGTCAGTGGCAGCAGGGCGTACCACGTTGGACAAGGATGCTCTGCGGGAGGAGTTGACCGAGATTCTTAATGCTGAGCACATGGGCGGCATCGACGTGGATACCTTGCTGGCCCGTTGCGAGCGCACCGGCTCACCTTTCGAAAAATTGAGCATTTCGCCCATAAACTGAAAAATAGGGCGCTCATGACCATCCCCTCACTTTTATCCCGTTCGCCAAAACCGCCCCACCCTGGGGCAGTTTTCGTTTTAAGGAGCCATGCATGAATAATATCAACGACCTTTGTAAGCTGCAGCCCACGGATCTTGATGCCGGTCAGGTCTTCAGCGGCAAACCATCCGGCACCACGGTCAGGGGCTACGCCGTTCCTTCGGCCTACACCCCGTCCATTGACCACGACTATCTTTTCCATGAGTCCAGCCGTGACGTTGTGGTCTGGTTTCTCAACCCACAGGAACCGTTGTACGTCTTCGGCCCCACTGGTTGCGGCAAAACCAGCTGCATCAAGCAGCTGGCTGCCAGACTTAACTATCCCATCTTTGAGGTTACCGGACACGGGCGGCTGGAATTTGCCGACCTGGTTGGTCACCTGACAGTCAAAAATAACAACATGACCTTCGAGTACGGCCCGCTTGCGCTTGCCATGCGTTACGGGGCGATAATTTTGCTGAACGAAATCGACCTAACCTCGCCAGAAATAGCAGCAGGCCTGAATAGCGTATTGGACGGCTCCCCCCTGTGCATAGCGGAAAACGGCGGCGAACTGATTGCGCCGCACTCCATGTTCCGTCTGGTTGCCACGGCCAATACCAATGGCGGTGGCGATGACACCGGCCTTTATCAGGGCACCCAACGGCAGAACCTTGCATGGCTGGACCGCTTCACAATCTGCGAAGTTGGCTACCCATCTGCCGATGTGGAAAAAAGCCTGCTTGCCCGGCGCTTCCCATCGCTGCCCGAATCGCTGTGCGCCACCATGGTGGACTATGCCAATGAGGTTCGAAAACTCTTCATGGGGGAGGCTACGACCAGCAATCTGACCAACGCCATTGAAGTTACATTCTCCACTCGCAGTTTGCTGCGATGGGGTGATCTGACCGTTCGCTTTCAGCCTCTGGCCCATCAAGGCGTGCAGCCTGTAACCTACGCCCTCGACCGGGCTCTGGCCTACCGTGCAAGCCGTGAAACACGCGCCATGCTGCACGAGCTGGCTCAGCGTATGTTCCCGCAGCAGATGGAAGGTGAGGCCCCCAAAAAAGAAAGGCCTGAAGCAGAAACCCTGCAAGGCGAGCAAGCCCTACGCTTCATGCGTGGCCATCTGCACCACACACCGACAGTGACCAAGACCCTCGTTCATCTTCAGGTAATCCACAATCTTTCCGGCAAAAAGCAGGACGGCAAGTTCTGGATCGGCGAGGCTAGCCCTGCTGGGCTCACGCTGAAGTGGGGCAAGCCGGACACCGTTGGCCAGCAGCATTTTATTCCCGCCGAAAACTGTGAGGGCAAAAATTCCGTGATGGAACTTGAAGCCCGCGCAGCAAAGAAACTCAATGAAGGCTACTCCCTCAATACAACAAAAAGCTTGTTCTAGGAGGCTACTATGACACAACTTGTTTCTGACATCCGCATTTTGGACAATTTGTTGGCCCTCAACCTCAACGTCAGCTTATGGTCAGCCCGGCGCAAAATGAGCCAGGAAGACCTGGGGGGTGCGGAACTGCCCCCCGAAGATCTGGCTTCTCTGGGCTCAAAGCGCATTGCCGACCCGGAGAACCTCAAAGTATTCGGCACACTCAAGGCTCGCGCTTTCAACTACCTTGACCGGCACGGGGTACGGTTCATGTCTGGCTGGGCTATCCCCGAAGAAAAAGCCGGCGAAATCGTGCAGGAGCTGCTTAACATCCGCATTGAATTCCAGAAAGAAAAGGAAGCATTTCTGGCTGACTATGACCAAAATGTGCAGGCATGGATTGAGAAGCACCATCAGTGGGGCGAAATCATTCGTAACTCCCTTGTGGGGCCTGACTATGTACGCGCCCGCATGGATTTTCGCTGGCAGCTGTACAAGGTGGCCCCGCTTGAACAGCACACAGACAACACCGCTGTGCTGGAAGCTGGTCTGGCGGAAGAGGTGCAGGGCCTCGGCGGCACCCTGTTTGATGAGGTGGCCAAGTCGGCTGACGATATATGGCGCAGGGTTTATCATGGCAAAACGGAGGTAACCCACAAGGCGCTCTCGCCGCTGCGCACCCTGCATGCCAAGCTCACGGGCTTGTCATTTGTAGAGCCACATGTGGCCCCGGTAGCTGACATCGTGCAGGCTGCACTGTTGCGCATGCCCAAGAAGGGCAACATCACGGGTACAGACCTGCTGCTTTTGCAAGGGCTGGTCTGCCTGCTCAAGGACAGTACGACTCTTGTGGGCCACGCTCAGAAAGTAATTGAGGGCTACAGCCCGGCATTTGTGCTGGATGCCCTGTTGGCTGGTCCGGACGTTATCCACGAGCCGGACGGCCTTGCTGGACAGATGGATGGCTCCATGGATGGGAATATGGACGATGAACCCATCCTGCCTAAGATTCCCGTGGCTGACAGCGCTTTGCCGCATCCTGCCATCCCCAGCCTTGGTCTGTGGTGACGCCATGGTACGCACAAAAGACGTTCTCAACTGTCTGCCCCTGCTGGCGTCCATCCTTGGCGACCGCTATGGCGTGCAGGTACGTATTGGCGGCAAGGAAGCCTGCACCAACGGTAAAGTTATCCATCTGCCATCGTTGCCCATGGATTGTGAGCCGGAATTGCTGGCACTCGCCAAGGGGTTTACAGACCATGAGGCGGCTCATATACGGCACACAGATTTTAGCGTGCTGAAAGCTGCAAACCTTGATCCAGTAACCTTCAATTTGTTCAACTGTCTTGAAGATTGGCGTGTTGAAAAAATGCTGTCAGGCATTTTCCCTGGCTGCAGGAGAAATCTGAACTGGCTGATACGACGATTTTTTGTAGAGCAAGCGCAGCCAAGGGCCGGGGATGATTCCCCGGCCCTTGCTGTTTTGGACTATGTGCTGTTGACAGTGCGAGCCTGGGATGTGGATGAGGTGACCCCGGCACGGCAACACGCGGCAAGCATCGTGGAGCAGCACTTCCCCGGCTTGCTAGGGGCTCTGGATGCCATCTTGGTCAAGGTTTACATCCATTGCCCGGATACTGCGGCAGCAGTCGAATATGCTCGACAAATTGCCATATGCGTCAGGCAGTGGGAACCACCTCGACAGGATTCAACTAGCAAACGCGCGAGTACGAACGACCAGGGAGCTACACCTAGGGCGACAGGGGAGGACAACGATTCTGCCACACAAATCAACCAGCAATCTGAACCGGTCCAACTGTCGAGTGCTTTACCGCTCAAGGCCTTGTTTCATGCAGAGGCGCAGGATCTCCCCAAGCAACTCGGCGAAATCATGGCGATTGAGCTTGCCAATAGCAGCGCAGAATCCGCTGGTGACGCACTGACCGTGGCCGTGGAAGGCACCCGACATGCAACCCCCTTGCCAGCAGAACAGAAGCTGCAAGCCCTTCAGGCCAGCATTGCGCTGCGTACTCGCCTACAGGGCTTTCTGCAGGCACAAACGCAAAGGCGTTGCAGCATCGGGCGTAGAGGGAATCTGCATGCCAATTCGCTACACCGTCTGCAGGTTGGCAATGCTCGTGTTTTCCAAAAAGAGTCAGGGCATCAAGGCGTTAACACCGCTGTTCATATCCTGCTGGATGTAAGCGGCAGCATGGCTGGCGCACCGATTAATCTTGCCAATCGGGCCTGCTATGCCGTGGCAACATCGCTGAGCCATATTCGTGGCGTGAATTCGGCAGTGACGGTCTTTCCCGCAGTCTCGGTGACCAATTCTGTATTCCCAATCATGCGGCATGGGCAGCCGTTGCCAGATAGGTTCGACATTCGGGCTTCTGGCGGAACCCCCTTGGCTGGGGCCTTGTGGTGGGTTTTGCAAACCATGCTGCCCCTCAAAGAGCAACGCAAGATGATTCTGGTTATCACTGACGGCATGCCGGACAACCCATTGGCTGCAAACAATGCCATAGGGGTGGCCCAACAACTTGGCTTTGAAGTCTATGGCCTTGGCATTCGGGATGAACACATCACGCATCTGCTGCCGCACACCAGCAGGGTGGTCAACGATCTGCCCGACCTGGTGCCTGCCATGTTTACCATGCTGCAGGTCGCCTTGCTCAAAGGCGGTGCGGTATGATGGTTCCCCTTGATTTCAGGCCTTGGTATCGAACGGGGTTATTCCGTTTCTTTACGTCTAACAAAAAACGGCGCATCCCGCGCTGCTAAAAATGAAGGAGGGCGTATGAACCCACTGGCATGGATACCAGTAGCCATCGCTGTATTGCAGGTGATCAAAGACAACTGGGACGACTAGTCCACTAAAGCTGGCATACAGAGGGCGGGCTTTCCCCGCCTTCTGTCATTTCATATGAATAAAAGGAGTAAAACATGAGAGGTAAATGGACGTTCATAGGCGGCATACTGGCTGGCATCGCAGGAGTATTCACTGCGGCGGCAATTTCTGTGGAACTGGAAGGCCGAAGAAACGGCAGCCGCGATACCGTGGGGGAGCCGGAAAGGCTGGCCTTGCCTGAAAGGAAAGGCATGTAAAAAAGTTGATTCTTGGGCGGGAAAGCGGGCTATATCCGCTTCCTGCCCTTGATATGCTTTTATTTTTGACCGAAGCGAGAGTCAGGTCGCAACGTATGCGTTCCATAGCCGGATTGCAGCAGAGTCACTGACAGACCACTGGAGGGGGCAATTGCCACATTCACAGGCATATCGGTAAATATCGTTGGTTCTTCCATCCGGCCTTGAAGTTTCACGCTGAGGCATTTTGCCACACTTGGTACATGGCCGCATGGGAGGGAGGTATTCCTTGTTGCTCATGTGTGGAAGATAGGCGTAGTTTGCAGTGCGTGTAAACCTCTAATGGCGTGGTAGTACATATACATTGTTTACTATCCATTCCCACCATTTTTCATAAGCCGTGTGGGGAATGGTGTGGGGAAAAACAAAAAGGGCTTACGGCGGTTAGCCATAAGCCCTTGAAATATATGGTGGGTCGTGCGGGGATCGAACCTGCGACTCTCTGCTTAAAAGGCAGATACTCTACCTACTGAGTTAACGACCCGTAGAGACGCGGAATATAGCGACAGCCTTAGCAACTGTCAAGCGCGTCTTGCGACAAAATGCCGATCAAGCCCATATTTGCTCAAAAAACCGCTATGCGCCCTTCTTTTCCAGCTTGGCCCAAGTGTCTCGCAGCGTGGTTGTGCGGTTGAACACGGGCTTGGCATCGGTGCTGTCCTTGTCCTTGCAGTAGTAGCCAAGGCGCTCGAACTGCATCTTGTCCCCAGCCTTGAAAGTAGCCAGGGCCGGTTCCAGCAGCGCCTCCACCTTTGTAAGCGATTCGGGATTAAGGTTATCCAGAAACGTCTTGCCCTCGGGCGCGGCATTGGGGTTTTCCACCGCAAAAAGCTGGTCGTACAGGCGCACTTCTGCGGGGATGGCGTGTGCCGCCGACACCCAATGGATGGTTCCCTTTACCTTGCGGCCATCGGGGCTTTGCCCCCCCTTGCTTTCGGGGTCGTACACGCAGCGCAGTTCAACCACGTTGCCCGCATCGTCCAGCACGGCCTCGCGGCAGGTGATAAAATAGGCGTAGCGCAGGCGTACTTCCGCACCCGGGGCCAGCCGGTGGAACTTCTTGGGCGGCTCAAGGCGGAAGTCGTCCCGCTCAATATACAGCTCGCGCGAAAACGGCACCTTGCGGCTGCCATAAGAGGCATCTTCCGGGTGGTAGGGCATGTCAAACTCTTCCACCTGGCCTACGGGATAGTTCTCAATAACCACCTTCACCGGATCGAGCACAGCCATAACGCGCGGGGTATGCTCGTTGAGATATTCACGCACGCAGAATTCGAGCATGGAATATTCCACGGTGGAGTCGGCGCGGGCCAGACCAATACGGGAGCAAAATTCGCGCAGGGCCTCGGGCGGAATGCCCCGGCGGCGCATACCGCTCAGGGTGGGCATGCGGGGATCGTCCCAGCCTGTAACGTGGCCTTCCTTCACAAGCTGAATGAGCTTGCGCTTGGAGAGTACCGTATAGGTGACATTGAGCCGCGCAAATTCGATCTGCTGCGGACGGTACGCACCGAGGGTTTTGAGCACCCAGTCGTACAGTTCGCGGTTATTGATGAATTCCAGCGTGCAGAGCGAGTGGGTAATACCCTCGATGGAGTCGGACAGGCAATGGGTATAGTCGTACATGGGGTAGATGCACCACTTGTTGCCCGTGCGATGGTGCTCCGCATGGCGGATGCGGTACAGCGTGGGATCGCGCATGACCACGTTGGGCGAGGTCATGTCGATCTTGGCGCGCAGCACCTTTTGACCATCGCCAAATTCGCCCGCGCGCATGCGGCGGAACAGATCAAGATTTTCGTCCACGCCCCGGTTGCGCCAGGGGCTTTCGCGCCCGGGCTCGGTCAGCGTGCCGCGATATTCGCGGATTTCTTCTGCCGAGAGGTCGTCCACATAGGCCTTGCCCATCTTGATGAGCTGTTCGGCGTAGTCATAGAGCTTCTCGAAGTAGTCGGAAGCGTAAAATTCGCGGTCGTCCCACACGCCGCCAAGCCAGCGCACATCCTCACGGATGGAATCAACGTATTCCGTTTCTTCCTTGGTGGGGTTGGTGTCGTCAAAGCGCAGGTTGCACAGCCCGCCAAACTCCCTGGCAACGCCAAAGTTAAGGCAGATGGACTTGGCATGCCCCAGATGCAGATACCCGTTCGGCTCGGGAGGAAACCGCGTGTGCACACGATTGCCGAAACGGCCCGAAGCGTTGTCTTCAGTTATGCGGGTGCGGATGAAATCCAGGCCGACTTTTGCGGTATCGCCAGCGGCGGTGCTTTCAGCAACAGTGGCGGGTGTCGTATCATTTTCGGGGGCCATAATGCGCTCCAATAGTTCCATTTAATGGGAAGTCCATAAAATTACGCCAAGCTGCGCCCCCGGTCAATGCGTGGCTGTGCAGGACGCGCGCCCTCATGTTATGCGCTTTTATTCATAGATGGCAGAACATTCTTGACAGGTGCCGCCGTCTAGGCTAGCTTGCTTTTCTGCATTCTGGTTCGCTTAATTGCTGGCCTGATGCATGCGGAGAGGTGTCCGAGCCGGCCGAAGGAGCTCGCCTGCTAAGCGAGTATACGGGCTTAAACCTGTATCGAGAGTTCAAATCTCTCCCTCTCCGCCACATACGCAAGTAAAACGGCGAGTTACTGTTAAAGGTAACTCGCCGTTTTTGCGTCTATAAAGGGGAAAAATTGGGGGCAGCGCGGGTGGCGTACATACTTTTGTGTGGCCTGTGGGGAAATATCCAATTGGCTGTACGATATTCACCAGTTTCTATGGCTGCCCAACAAGGCTTGCCTGTTGCGCTAAGCATGCCCGCAGTTAAAATTCATACTTGGCCTGCAAGCTGCCGGTCAGGCCCTCGCGCTTGCCTATGTAGCCCTGCAGCCCAAAATCAAAAGACAAGGGCAACGATGCGGATGGCGTGTACACAAACCCAATCTCGCCTATCCCCGTATCGCCGCGCATGGAAGGGGCCTTCATGTCATAGCCGTTGGTGCTGGCGCGGGCCTTGCCGTCAAACTCGCGTTCGTAAGCCGCGCCCACATAGGGGCTGATGTAGTCGTTCACCGTGTAGCTGAAGCGGGAACCAAGGCGCAGACGGTTGGAATCCACATCCTTGAAGTCGATGGGGTCGCCGGTGGAAAGGGTAACGGAATCACCTTTTTGCCGCGTCCAGAAATATTTGCCGTACATGTCGAGCGAGGCGTTTTCCGTGATGTCCCATACGTAACCGGTTCCAAAGTGCAAACCATAATACGTGGATGTAGAGTCATATTCCGCGCTACGCCCGGTGGAATCGCGCAGGTCGGAACTTTCATACTTGTTGCGCAGGCTGCCCACACGGGCCGAGGCTTCAGCATATATATGGCCGGGGCCGGTATTGATAAAATCCATGCGGCCAAGGATGCCGCCGCCAAGATAACTGTTGCTGCCGTCGCCCTCGACAGAGGTTGCGTTGCTGAATGAATTGTAGGTATTATACGAACCGTTGCCGTATTCAAAAAAAGGCCCGAATGTCAGGCGACCGGGCGCCATATCCGCACCCCAGGCAAGACCTGCCGTCAGCGAATAGCTGCGCATGTCCACATGCGAACCCGTGTTATACCGAACGGAACCGCCGGATGCAGCGCCAAACCCGGCAGGGGTGGCCCCGCCACCAGCTGACCCGCCCTTAGCGGAGGAACCGCCTTTGGCGGCAGAAACGGCGGAGCTCATGCCCTGCCCGGCTGCTACGTCCGCACCTTGCGTTACCATGCCCATGCCAGAGACAAAGCCTTCTGAAAGGGCCTTGGTCTGCTGATTCACAGTTACCCCGTTGTTAGTGGCTACCGTTGCAAGCAGTTTGTTACCGTTGGTGGCAATGTCAAAATTATACAGCAGGGTTACCCCTTGCATGCCCTTGCCGCTAGCCTTCGTATTAAGGCCGCTGTTGGTAACCAGCGTGCCTGCATTAATAAGCGTAATCGTGTCCCCCGGTAATAGTGGAGAAGTACTGCCATTGATACCAACATTGACGGAGGAAGACCGACCAGCGTTGCCAGTCAAATCTGCTGTGCCCGTCACAGTCAGCATAGTATCACCCGCTGACACCGTGGACGGCAAATAGAAGTTAAGATGCTGGAAATTATAAACATTGGCTAATGTTAAGGCTGAGGTCTTTATATTCAGGGTGTTGCCGGTAAAAGCATCGCCAGTGGCGCCTCCAGAAAGATACCCCCCATAGAGGCTTGCACTGCTCAGGCCATGCGAACTGCTTATGGTTACAATATTATTTGTAGCTTGTTTTGTTCCAGAGGGGGCATCGACAAATCCACCGTAAACTGTCCCCACAGTTCCGCCGCTGATATTGACGGCATTTCCGGAAGCCGTTGTGGTGTATACGCCGCTCAAACTCCCGACATCGGCATACCCACCGTATATTGTTGTTACTGATCCACCTGACATAGTTACTATATTGTTGTTTGCAGTGGCGGTGGTGCTTTCTGCAAAACCTCCATACACTTGATCCGCCGTTCCCCCATTGAGTGTTACAGTATTTTCATTGGCGGTCATGGAACCAAGACCTGTAGCGACAGCGTACCCACCATAAATATTTAGACCACTCTTGCCAGCAAATGATGTATTAATTGTAACGTTGTTACTGTTGGATGCGGCGTCACTATTTATAGTCCCATAAAAATACCCGCCATATATGGCATAATCGACATTTCCGTTAACGGCGGTTACCGTATTTCCAGATGAATAGTTACTGTCATCTTTATCAATAAGAGTGTTTACTCCACCAAAACTAATGCTTCCGCCTGCCGCGCTATTTCCAAGCAAATAGTAACTATTCCAATTATTATTGTAAGTTACAGATGCTGCATATGCTTTATTATGTAATATGCTCATAGTGAATAAAATTGCTGATACAAAAAGCATAACAAACCGTGACATGCAATACATATTTTGTATGCGTGAAAAGTCACCATGCAATAATGAAACTCTCATCTCTTCTCCAAGTGCTCAAAGTTGTCCAAAATATCACAAAAATCAAAAGCTAAAATTAATTTTAATATTAAATCATGTATATTATAATTCTCCGAAAACATATTTTTAAATAAATAGAATACACGCCACATTTACCATGCCTCGCATTGGACTGTGCCTGCCTTACGCTCAAGGCAACACCAAACATGCCGCTATGACCGCATACTCGCTTCGGACGAGGGAACCCACCACAACCTTGTTTCACAATAAATCTCACATCGATGCGGGGCACAAAATTTCAGCAACCTTTTGCTCTGATTATTCTTGTGCCGCTATCACCCGGAAAGATTATTTTGCAAAAAAACAACTTGACGAAGAGAGCTGCCAACCTGACAGCCAGCGCAAAGCACGACTATGAATGCACAAAAAAGCATGCCCCTCAAACGTTGAAGGCTCCACCGCCTTTCCGGATCAAAGGAAGTATGATGTACAAAAAAAATTGAAAAACATGCACGTTGAACGTTCTATTTGAATGAAATGCGAAGAGGCTCACCCCTAGGGGTGAGCCTCTTAAGCAATGGACAATCGCCAAATGGCATCCGCCAATGGCCCATTTCTACTGGCGCAGTAAAACCCGACCTTCGACCGCAGCCCATCCCTATGGGCTGCTACCTACTGAACTAATACTTCAATAAACCCAGCCAGATGGTCAAGGTTGGGGGCCACAATCCGCAAGTAAACATCGCCGGGCGGACCCCTGACGGCCTAAAGCTACTGAGAAGCCAATCAGCCGGCGCTGCACCTGCTGTCAGTTTTTAGGGTGTCGGTGCGGACTGACGTACATACCGCCGTATATACTTTTGGAAGACTTGTAGGGAATTTTGATCAAGTCAACGGCGGCCCTTACCGACAGATATTTGAGCTGCCGCGCAGCAACCGCACTGGACACGCGCAATCGGTAAAACTAATCGGACGAAAACCCATACTACAATCTCAACCGTTGAACTTGCTGTAGCGCAGCTTCAGACATAGTTCTGCCTCACCAAAACCAAGCTAGGGGGACATCCGGTCGAAATAAAGGCAACGCCATACGGCTCCGTTGACATCTTGGTTCTTGGCATATAGTGAATTTCGCCAATATACCAGGAGGCAAGCTTGAACATTCGCGCAATCAAAGAATGGATTCCATTCTTTTTCTTGGTATCCCTCACAGCAGGCATAAGTACTTTTTGCCAAATCTGGAGCATCCACCCATCTGCCCCGATCATAGGCATCAACTTTCTGGCAAGCCTTGCTGTCCTTTCTTTTGCAAATAAAAAAACTTGTGTAATTATTTTTTTATTGCAGTGCATATCTAGCATCATACTAACTTCTGCAGCTTCAGCCCTAAAAGAGCCGCTTACCCTAACGGCTATTCTTAATGGCATGGATTATGCCCTTGATTTTGGACTGTCTATTTACATATACGTTCAAGTATATATGGCCTTATTTTT
This window harbors:
- a CDS encoding transposase, which translates into the protein MGRKAFTPEQIIFKLREVEVLVGQGESIALACRKIAVTEQTYYRWRKEYGGMGTEQLKRLKELEKENARLRRAVAD
- a CDS encoding transposase, whose product is MSRSRRTFPAELKTRVALDGLPGVRTLSKLASKYGVHPNQISQWKQ
- a CDS encoding ERF family protein, with the translated sequence MNQYQSASITDLAKTLLCVQRTVQPVTKDAENPFTKSWYASLNSVMDACRDALIENGIWLCQYPVPVEQPNTIGLVTKLTHAESGQWQSSLAVVPLPKADPQGMGSAITYARRYALTAMLGMVTEDDDGEGAKNGKKSPTRPKLPVITPESQKARHRDPSTANNISNSSNRPSASLENLPPLEGVTYQQVTAQDGRPCIIATGNTQAKKELLTGSGFRWNPQRKLWWKYVDAA
- a CDS encoding DUF3150 domain-containing protein, producing MTQLVSDIRILDNLLALNLNVSLWSARRKMSQEDLGGAELPPEDLASLGSKRIADPENLKVFGTLKARAFNYLDRHGVRFMSGWAIPEEKAGEIVQELLNIRIEFQKEKEAFLADYDQNVQAWIEKHHQWGEIIRNSLVGPDYVRARMDFRWQLYKVAPLEQHTDNTAVLEAGLAEEVQGLGGTLFDEVAKSADDIWRRVYHGKTEVTHKALSPLRTLHAKLTGLSFVEPHVAPVADIVQAALLRMPKKGNITGTDLLLLQGLVCLLKDSTTLVGHAQKVIEGYSPAFVLDALLAGPDVIHEPDGLAGQMDGSMDGNMDDEPILPKIPVADSALPHPAIPSLGLW
- a CDS encoding VWA domain-containing protein → MVRTKDVLNCLPLLASILGDRYGVQVRIGGKEACTNGKVIHLPSLPMDCEPELLALAKGFTDHEAAHIRHTDFSVLKAANLDPVTFNLFNCLEDWRVEKMLSGIFPGCRRNLNWLIRRFFVEQAQPRAGDDSPALAVLDYVLLTVRAWDVDEVTPARQHAASIVEQHFPGLLGALDAILVKVYIHCPDTAAAVEYARQIAICVRQWEPPRQDSTSKRASTNDQGATPRATGEDNDSATQINQQSEPVQLSSALPLKALFHAEAQDLPKQLGEIMAIELANSSAESAGDALTVAVEGTRHATPLPAEQKLQALQASIALRTRLQGFLQAQTQRRCSIGRRGNLHANSLHRLQVGNARVFQKESGHQGVNTAVHILLDVSGSMAGAPINLANRACYAVATSLSHIRGVNSAVTVFPAVSVTNSVFPIMRHGQPLPDRFDIRASGGTPLAGALWWVLQTMLPLKEQRKMILVITDGMPDNPLAANNAIGVAQQLGFEVYGLGIRDEHITHLLPHTSRVVNDLPDLVPAMFTMLQVALLKGGAV
- a CDS encoding glutamine--tRNA ligase/YqeY domain fusion protein; this translates as MAPENDTTPATVAESTAAGDTAKVGLDFIRTRITEDNASGRFGNRVHTRFPPEPNGYLHLGHAKSICLNFGVAREFGGLCNLRFDDTNPTKEETEYVDSIREDVRWLGGVWDDREFYASDYFEKLYDYAEQLIKMGKAYVDDLSAEEIREYRGTLTEPGRESPWRNRGVDENLDLFRRMRAGEFGDGQKVLRAKIDMTSPNVVMRDPTLYRIRHAEHHRTGNKWCIYPMYDYTHCLSDSIEGITHSLCTLEFINNRELYDWVLKTLGAYRPQQIEFARLNVTYTVLSKRKLIQLVKEGHVTGWDDPRMPTLSGMRRRGIPPEALREFCSRIGLARADSTVEYSMLEFCVREYLNEHTPRVMAVLDPVKVVIENYPVGQVEEFDMPYHPEDASYGSRKVPFSRELYIERDDFRLEPPKKFHRLAPGAEVRLRYAYFITCREAVLDDAGNVVELRCVYDPESKGGQSPDGRKVKGTIHWVSAAHAIPAEVRLYDQLFAVENPNAAPEGKTFLDNLNPESLTKVEALLEPALATFKAGDKMQFERLGYYCKDKDSTDAKPVFNRTTTLRDTWAKLEKKGA